From Oryza sativa Japonica Group chromosome 4, ASM3414082v1, one genomic window encodes:
- the LOC4335018 gene encoding L-type lectin-domain containing receptor kinase IX.1: MDISHLLLRFFLLLLLLLLAFSLDDAPHHHCTEAAATTLPPPPPPPFSFKFDFSNTYTYRLEDLRFEGTAAVHGATVDLTCNVAQCTTGRMSYGRAVPLWDRATNEVASFATEFAFKIVTPDNVARGDGMAFFLSSYPSRVPPNPSGQSFGLIAGDADHAGDGPDRFIAVEFDTYDDTFERPRPAGDHIGIDVSSVADSINTTSLNFSRNGAMRASITFDNVTRMLVATVQFTDQTTASRAAPVQVSAKLGDPRALLPSEVAVGFSTANGATFQLDQILSWSFNSTLASPHPVTKGHHKKKGAAGKFAIVGAPIFLLLVWSILSWWKWRSSSRDIDKRTGGVRQFKYNELAAATNQFSSENRLIGAGPFGEGYKGFFKEMGRHVAIKKISKESRSEGSNKDFYDEVKTISSAKHKNLVELVGWCVKRRWNMFDFMCWCREKAHTIFLVYEFVDNSNLRVHLHEKEAVLPWTTRYKIVKDICAALVHLHHERRPFVLHRNIKPNNILLDKEFNAKLADFGLSRTADKVGKARYLDPECKKTGKFKRSSDVYSFGIVLLEIACKKDENSFAKVWSRYLEKSLMQVADDRLRGEFDERQMERVIILGLWCCQPNIDMRPTVQQAMDFLESDGPLPELAEPETSSSKIGN; encoded by the exons ATGGACATCTCTCACCTCCTCCTacgcttcttcctcctcctcctcctcctcctcctcgccttctcGCTCGACGATGCTCCCCATCACCATTGCACTGAAGCTGCAGCAACAACtcttcctccaccaccaccaccaccattctccttcaaattcgacttctccAACACCTACACCTACCGCCTAGAAGACCTCCGATTCGAGGGCACGGCCGCCGTGCACGGCGCCACCGTCGACCTCACCTGCAACGTCGCCCAGTGCACGACGGGGCGCATGTCCTACGGCCGCGCTGTGCCACTCTGGGACAGAGCCACCAACGAGGTGGCCAGCTTCGCCACCGAGTTCGCCTTCAAGATCGTCACCCCGGACAACGTGGCCAGGGGAGACggcatggccttcttcctctccaGCTACCCCTCACGCGTCCCCCCCAACCCCAGCGGCCAGAGCTTCGGCCtcatcgccggcgacgccgaccacgccggcgacggcccgGACCGGTTCATCGCCGTCGAGTTCGACACATACGATGACACCTTCGAACGGCCGAGGCCGGCCGGAGACCACATCGGCATCGATGTCAGCAGCGTCGCCGACTCGATTAACACGACGAGCTTGAACTTCAGCAGGAACGGGGCCATGAGGGCGTCCATCACCTTCGACAATGTCACCAGGATGCTGGTCGCCACCGTGCAGTTTACTGATCAGACTACTGCTTCGCGTGCTGCCCCTGTTCAGGTGAGTGCGAAACTTGGAGATCCCAGGGCGTTGCTGCCATCGGAGGTGGCCGTGGGATTTTCTACGGCGAACGGCGCAACATTCCAGCTCGATCAGATACTGTCATGGTCGTTCAACTCCACTCTTGCGTCTCCACATCCCGTAACCAAAG GTCATCACAAAAAGAAAGGGGCAGCAGGAAAGTTTGCGATTGTTGGAGCTCCCATATTTTTGCTTCTGGTGTGGTCTATCCTATCATGGTGGAAATGGAGAAGCTCAAGCCGCGACATTGACAAGAGAACTGGAGGTGTTAGGCAGTTCAAGTACAACGAGTTGGCTGCTGCAACGAATCAGTTCTCCTCTGAGAATAGGCTGATTGGAGCTGGTCCGTTCGGTGAAGGCTACAAGGGTTTCTTCAAGGAAATGGGCCGTCATGTTGCGATTAAGAAGATTTCGAAGGAGAGCAGATCAGAAGGAAGTAATAAGGACTTCTATGACGAAGTGAAAACCATCAGCAGTGCAAAGCACAAGAATCTCGTTGAACTTGTCGGTTGGTGCGTGAAGCGTAGATGGAACATGTTTGATTTCATGTGCTGGTGTAGGGAGAAGGCCCATACCATTTTCTTGGTGTATGAATTTGTGGATAACAGTAACCTCCGTGTTCACCTGCACGAGAAGGAGGCTGTGCTTCCATGGACAACGAG GTATAAAATAGTGAAGGACATTTGCGCAGCTCTGGTTCACCTCCACCATGAAAGACGTCCATTCGTCCTTCACAGAAATATCAAACCAAACAACATACTCCTGGACAAAGAGTTCAACGCCAAGCTAGCAGACTTCGGGCTGTCCAGAACTGCTGACAAGGTAGGCAAGGCCAGATACCTGGATCCAGAATGCAAAAAGACGGGAAAGTTCAAGCGCAGCTCGGATGTCTACAGCTTTGGGATTGTTCTGCTAGAGATTGCGTGCAAGAAGGATGAAAATAGCTTTGCGAAAGTGTGGAGCCGGTATCTAGAGAAGTCTCTGATGCAGGTAGCTGATGACAGGTTAAGAGGTGAGTTTGATGAGAGGCAGATGGAGCGTGTCATCATCTTGGGGTTATGGTGTTGTCAGCCCAATATTGACATGCGGCCTACCGTGCAACAAGCAATGGATTTCCTGGAGAGTGATGGGCCATTGCCTGAATTGGCTGAACCGGAGACCTCCTCAAGTAAAATTGGTAACTAA
- the LOC107277620 gene encoding uncharacterized protein — MAEGKIRWSDDEIGIFLEACLEELSAMTITSTCPKPQGYKNLIQKMKERIGRNLTKDQVKYIWRQCRKRWMLWTWLESKATGIGRDPITQAIVADDDWWEDKDQKKDGARVFKDSPLKHIDLHCAIFSGRTVVGNHSAVAGAAPAPPQQPTPRPNINISQLLAQQQNIATPGVSSAGKGKRLADEAGTSRGSASKKSRSDSAGDALHRLADLRVELMESRSRKVEEDRARSAAACIQLVVADGHNPGSDLFFMALDVFERAYWRQWFIDYCPTPESRSHYIVQTWQKQFGGKGAGGQGGGQPGYEGGTGQQCYGVGAPPPTGQQGYGGGVPPPTCSGGHTGFGGW, encoded by the exons ATGGCGGAGGGTAAAATCCGATGGAGCGACGATGAAATTGGCATATTTCTTGAGGCATGCTTGGAGGAGTTGTCCGCAATGACCATAACATCCACTTGTCCAAAGCCGCAAGGCTACAAGAACCTCATACAGAAGATGAAGGAGAGAATCGGAAGAAACCTCACCAAGGATCAAGTGAAGTACATATGGCGTCAATGTCGTAAAAGGTGGATGCTTTGGACGTGGCTGGAATCAAAGGCTACCGGCATTGGCCGTGACCCGATAACTCAAGCCATTGTTGCTGACGACGATTGGTGGGAAGACAAGGACCAG AAAAAGGACGGAGCTCGTGTCTTCAAAGATTCCCCTCTCAAGCACATCGACCTTCACTGTGCTATTTTTTCGGGGCGCACAGTGGTAGGGAACCACTCTGCTGTTGCAGGCGCAGCACCAGCACCTCCTCAGCAGCCAACTCCAAGGCCCAACATCAATATCTCACAGCTGCTAGCTCAACAACAAAACATTGCGACTCCAGGAGTTTCAAGTGCAGGAAAAGGCAAGAGGCTAGCAGATGAAGCTGGCACTTCGAGGGGATCGGCTTCAAAGAAGAGTCGAAGTGACTCAGCCGGTGATGCCCTGCACCGGCTAGCTGATTTGCGAGTGGAGTTGATGGAGAGCCGTTCCCGGAAGGTGGAAGAGGACAGGGCTAGAAGTGCAGCAGCTTGCATCCAGTTGGTGGTAGCTGATGGACATAACCCAGGGAGTGATTTATTCTTTATGGCACTGGATGTATTTGAGCGTGCTTATTGGCGTCAATGGTTCATTGATTACTGCCCTACACCCGAGTCACGGTCCCATTACATAGTACAGACATGGCAAAAGCAATTTGGCGGAAAAGGAGCTGGTGGCCAAGGAGGTGGACAGCCTGGATACGAAGGAGGAACTGGGCAGCAGTGTTATGGTGTAGGAGCACCCCCGCCAACTGGCCAGCAGGGTTATGGTGGAGGAGTACCCCCGCCAACTTGTTCAGGAGGTCATACAGGGTTTGGAGGTTGGTAG